The following DNA comes from Triticum aestivum cultivar Chinese Spring chromosome 3D, IWGSC CS RefSeq v2.1, whole genome shotgun sequence.
CCCAACGTCCTCATGTGACACCATGGATGACAGCCCACTTCCAGTGTTCTTATGGAAGATCCTGCAAACCACATACTCCTGCCAACATACATAAATTGAATCAGTGCAAATAAATTATGGTCAATAGCTAGGTGTGTACGTATGTATGGATGGACGACCATGTTCATGATTTGACTACGTACAACCATACTCTATGTTTAAATATATACCTTGGAAGACGCGTTAATGGAAGCGGCATTTGTGATGGCGGTGGGCAGGCCGGTTGTTGACTGCTTGCCGATCTCGAGCCTGTACTCATGCATGACCCAGTTGGTCTTCTCCCCGCTGGGAGCTCTGCCCTTGTAGAACACCAATGTCTTCTTCATGCCGATGAGCATGGACGTACAATGTGGATTGACGATCTCCTTGTCCTTACCTGTGGTCTTCCAGTAGCCGGCCTTCGTGGCCTGGTTGGTTCGTATCCCAGTGGGGTACTTGCGGTCCTTCTGGCAGTAAAAGTACCACTCGTTCTCCCCCATCTTGGCCTTCTTGGGAAGCTCCCATGGCTCGTTCTTGTTCACGTCCACCTCACCGATCGCCGTGGCGTCGAACGCTGGGTTGAGAATCTTAGGGGCAAGGTAGGAGGTGATGATCTCCTCATCAGTAGGGTGGAACCTGTACCCCGGTGGAAGCTCcaactgttgttgttgctgctgaacTTGAAGGTGGTCTGCCATGGTGGAGGCTCTATGGGATCGCTGTATGCAACTATGGAACGAATTTAATGAGCTAGATATATGAGGGGAGGTGCTTAAATAGGAGTGAATGCGTGtactggcaaggcgcttgccaaagaagcatcaacatttTTGCCTTTGTTTAATTGCGTTCCTCCTGGCAGTGGATGGATAGAGATAGCTTCCTCGTCTTTACAACCGTGCGCCTGTTGTCCTATTGTCAGCGCCTCACCCTGGTAGTGACAGGTGATGGGTCTCTCGAGCTTTTCTAGGCCATGGCCATGCCAGATTGCACAATTGGTTTTGTTTTCATTCTTGTTAGCGTATGCATGTGAAGTCCTCTACCCACCTGCTCGTCCGATCTATATGTTCTGTTGCTGTTGCCGCCTAGCTTTGTTATGTAAAGCAAATAGACACCCACATTTGTATGTATCTACTAGCTGCGTGTGCATATGTAGCCCTGCTATTGTTCTAATTTATATGGCGTTTAATTGAGATGTATCATGTGTGAACTATATGTACTATACATTTCACCCTTATGTATTTACCACATACTATatattttagaagaaaaaaattacCATATACTGAAGCTGATGCATGTTTACGCAAAACGATTTATGTTTTCAAAGCCCCTGGTCACTGGATGGATGGTACAATTTTTTTTTTTTACAATTGTCCATGTtcgagtagtcattatggtatacgacttctagtccaagtcagttttgtacccctaccccaagtcggtttgtaccctcttatatactcttgtatgccgcaccaaatcatcaataagcaacagttttattcagctttcatggtatcagataccggtcctagggtttagggtatggctccgccaacgccaccgccgccgccgcccggctacttcgagcgccgggccgcactcatcgccaaggctgccaacgccgcggccaCTTCTCTCTCGGCtctcaccatagctccacaaaactaccctgcacccatcctcgccgcaccaatatctcttgctgacacaatctccgacgtcagcccctacatccccatagttcttgatctcgccgcccacaactactaccattggagacatctcttcgatctccacctcggccgctgcaacctgcgctcgcatgtcgccgccaactgtcttccccgccccgacgatccgcaatggttgaaagacgatctcgcgatcgtccagtggttctacacccgcatcaccaccgagatcttcaacatgctcaatcacgacggcgccaccgctgccaacatctggcactccctccgtcagctcttccaaagcaacaccgacgctcggaaaaacgctctccacaccgagcttcgcaatatggtgcaaggagacgccccgctgaacctgttctgccagcgcgttaagaccattggtgatgagctccgcgaactcggcgatacagttagcgactcacagctaatcaatatcgtcgtcgtcggcctcagcgaagactttgacaagcaagcctcgttcataccgatgatacggccccctcataccttcgctgaagttcgttccttgctacaactcgcggcggaaacacaagctcgcaaggactctcgccccaaggtctttcatgctgcggctcatcctcctctgtcgtctacaccagcgccgccttccaggccggctcctgccgccgggccgtccgcatcgtcatctgttcaaccgcccccaggctggcgtcctagtccgaactaccacggcaaaaaccctatctacaggccgccgtcgactcgttcggttccgcctacgacatcacccgcaccgagtcctgcaccacccactagcgctccatctgcggttgcatggcggcctcctcatgatccttggacggggcttgttcaagcatggcccatgccctggtccgctccgtccaccctcggtgctccgccggcatactcaggtgcctggcaacccggccttcggccgcctactggtgctcccggggttctcaacccccgacagccggccaatgcctatcacgccgccccgacgtatgctccttatggtcattacagcaccgacagcgacgcctactacacacctcagccgaccctgctcccgacgccacccccaccacagccggccaatgcctactacactccccagccggccctactgccttcaccatcgtatccgccggcactgcttccgacgccaccctcacctgcgacgccgagctgggatcaagctgcctttctccaggccatgaataactttgctgcacaaggaaactcaggtacggattggatctttgattcaggggcctctagtcatatgtctgcatctagtaattggttatcttcttgcactaaatctcctttcccttccattatccttggagatggatcatctattcctatatattgtgttggtcaggctcaacttccctcttccaccaaacctcttttacttcgcgatgttctagttgcacccgccctcattaaaaatcttatctctgttcgccaatttacttgcggcaatctagtttcggctgaatttgacccttttggtttatctgtgaaggattacctgaccaaggccgagatcgctcgcttcaatagctccggtgatctttattctcttaatggagttcctgccgccacccctccaacatccatgctggcctccgtcgatctctggcatcgtcgcttgggccatcccaaccccgccgtcttagcttctatgcttagtgaatttaccataccatataatagggactctcataattctgtgttttgcgagtattgtcaattaggcaaacatgtgcgtcttccctttagttcctctagttcttgtagcacttatccctttgaattaatacattgtgatttatggacctctcccattgcaagtgtttcgggttttaaatactaccttgttatcctagatgatttcacccactttgtctggacttttcctctacgcaacaaatccgaggtccattctcttttccttaattttcaacgctatgtgtctattcacttcttcctcccaattcgctttatccaatgtgacaatggtcgcgagtttgataacattaaaaatcgtactttcttcttacaacatggcatcctgcttaggttctcatgtccctacacctcccctcaaaatggtaaagcagaacgctctcttcgcaccctcaatgatatagttcgcactctcctcattcaatcatccatgcctcccaagttttgggctgaagccctacacatggccaccttccttctaaatattcgaccttctaaaactaaacccaacactactccctattattccctctttctttcccaccccgactactccgcggttcgttttttcggctgtctctgttttcccaatgcctacgccacttctgcaaataaattgtcaccacgctctatcccatgtgcttttctcggcttctctgacgagcacaaaggctatcgctgtctcgaccttcacaccggacacgttcatgtctctcgtcatgtcacgtttgctgagcatatttttcctttctcacaacgcactactacaccatccaacacccctagctccgcaaacaccccctctcctcgtcctttccaactatatactcccctacctgccgaacacaacttatcaccaccaccattaacacccaccatagccaatcccaaccatacactcaccccacccgagacgtccccaacacccccgacctctgctccctccccaacaccctcggcccctactcccactccaccacccagccctgctcccactccaccacccagccctactccttcgtccgactcttccgctgcgccggactcaccagtacccaccttatcccctcgtgctattcctacagcagccccgattaatgatcattgcatgcgtactagggccaaatcaggatttcatcaaccccaagaccgcctaaaccttcatacctccgtatctctcacttctcttccaaagaattacaaaactgctctacttgatcccaattgggccgctgccatgcaagaagaatataatgctttacttcaaaacaacacctggcaacttgttcctcgtcctcccaatacaaatattgtttctggcaaatggatttttcgccaaaagttccactccgatgggagcctctcacgatataaagccaggtgggtttgtcgtggcttctctcagcaacaaggaattgattacgaagaaaccttctctcctgttgttaaacctagcaccattcgcaccattcttagtgttgctgtctcctcttcatggcccattcaccaacttgatgttaaaaatgcttttctccatggttcccttcaagaaactgtctactgccagcaacctctgggttttgaaaaaccatcctttccaactcatgtatgtcttcttcagaaatctctctacggtcttaaacaggccccacgagcttggtttcaacgcttctcctccttcattcaaacaataggcttcactccatctctctccgacacctctctttttgtgtatcatcaaacttctgacactgcctatttacttctctatgtagatgatatcattcttaccgcctcctctcaaaagttcttagatcatattgtctctcttcttagatctgaattttctatggctgacctaggactccttcatcatttcttaggcattgctgttgttcgagattcctccagcctttttctttcccaacgccagtatattcttgatcttcttaatcgtgctggtatgcttgactgtcaatcatctcgcacttctgtcgatactagttttaaactttcggctaccggtgaacccttttccgatcctactctctatcgtagcctaacaggtgctctccaatatctcaccattactcgtcctgaaatctcttttgctgttcaacaagcatgtctctatatgcatgatccccgggttcctcactataatcatgttaaacgcattcttcggtatttaaaacgaactctcaatcatggtctccacctcaataattcttctccaaactcgcttaccgcatactctgatgcagactgggctggttgtcctgacactcgaaggtccacttccggtttttgtgtttttcttggtaacaatttgatttcttggtcttcgaaaagacaggttacagtctcacgttcgtcggccgaggctgagtatcgcgctgtggcacatgccgttgcagatacaatctggattcgacagttactctccgagctacacaggcctattgagcaggccactattgtctactgtgacaacatatcagcagtctacatgaccagcaatccagttcaacaccgacgcacaaagcatattgagattgatattcattttgttcgtgaaaaggttgctcttggtcaggttcgggtgcttcatgttccttctacggctcagtttgctgacattttcaccaaggcactgcctactaagccgtttcaagatatctgtttcagtctcaacgtcgtcgagcctgccgttgatactgcggggggatgttagagtagtcattatggtatacgacttctagtccaagtcagttttgtacccctaccccaagtcggtttgtaccctcttatatactcttgtatgccgcaccaaatcatcaataagcaacagttttattcagctttcagtcCATAGTTAGCCTAATCTAGCAATACATGGAAAGATAATTCACCATGTCGGGCGCGAGGTGGTGTATGCGGGTGTCAGCTACATCCAGGAGCACGTTGCTCCTGCATTATGCACACATGCAACACAAGCGTGGCCATGCAACAAGATGATTAATCTCTATCTCCCACAACACGATGGCGCCATTGGACACGTGCCCCGCCACATGCTGAATCCCCGTAAGCTTCACGCTCTTCATGCACATACGTACATGCATTATATGTGTACCAAGGCACGCCAATGACATCTTTCTGGAGATAAACCTTCTGTTGCTTACTTTTATTTGCTTTCCAGATCATCTTGCATACCCGTGTACGTTCGTATGCGTGCCACACACATCACCGGCCTCTTCACTTTTCATAGAAAACCTTGCACGAGATGTATGGATCTACAGTATGTGCTTATCAACCCAATGCTTTGGCCATATCCTAACTTTGCATGCACCTCCTCCCGTTTCTACAACCAGCTGGCATATTGCGTCGAATTCGCATGAGGCCGAAATTGGCGTAAAGTACACATTTAGTAAGAGGAAATTGCTGGTAAATATTTCTAATTGCCATGTTCGGGTCGTGGACTGGCTCTTATGGAGCGCAGTGTGGCATGTTCGGGTCGGCGCACATTTGCTTCTTATGGGTGACATTTAACCATATCGGTTAATTTCACAGGGATCTGACATGTGTGTCTCACACTTTTCTTATTCCTTAATTAAAAATCCGCTGGGCTCCCCCGTACTTCTCTATTTTCTTCACCAATGTCAGTCATGTTACACGAAGCAGAATGAGAAATTTAAAAGGCAACAAACGGTTTTTACCTATTTGTGAACAAGTTTTATATACTGTGTGCAGTAGGATGCTCTGAACTGTAAATATTGCTTGGTTCAGGAAACAAATATGTGATAGAAAAATTAAGTGTTAGTTCAAAGATACAATTTTAGTGAGTTTATCATTAAACATAGGTCTCCAAGCAATAGATATTATCCTATAATGATACTTTATCGTAGGCACAAAATCGACAAAGAAGAACTTAACCGAGGTCCACATCCGCTATAATGATGACGGTAACTCTAATGATAACTATACTAATCATGCTAATGTCTATACGAATACTCTGAAATGTGACATGCTTAAGGAAATAACAAAAACCATAAAACCAACCACATAGGTGGGCACATAGTTGAGATTGGAGGTGATGACCGAAGGGAGTGGATTCCTTCGGTAGTTATCTTCCTCGGCATGAGCGGTGCTGGAACGAGAAACACTACGTTTAGCTTCGGTAATAACATTTTCCTTTGATGCAGTATTTGCCTTGGCAAGATTTGCATCCTCTTCGTCGACATTATTTCCTACCTCTGGTACATCGATCGTGTTCCTCTGTATGGTCAAATTTGTATCAACATGTGCGACCTCCTCCATGATAAGGTGCTCGACGTTGTCATCTTACTCCATTAGCATGTCCCAATGCAAAAATATCAAAGGTTTTATTAAACTCCAGGATGCCTTCTACTTTGTAACTATTAGTAGTTGACCACCTACCTGCAGATGTGTTGTCACCTTGTTACAACTCAAAAGATCATAAATCAGTATAAGTTTATTCTATGGGCAAAAAACCACATGGAATGAAAACCCATGTTGAAAAAGATAAAGTTAATTTTAAGGAATATGTTTCGCGCCTACATGTGGTCGCATCCACGCAAGCACGCGCGACCCACTCGCAGATAACCACGTGACACAGTGGACCCATGAAGACTAGTCTTCCTACTTTATCCCTTTTCTTCTCCCCCGCGCTGCTTGCCCTTATCCCCATTTTCTCTGGCACCTTTTCTTCACAATGAGCTCGTGCGCCGCTGTCCAGACGAGGCATCCGCCCGTACATCCTCCAGTCTctattcttcttcaccacatcctCCTCCACGCCATGGCCGTCCGCCACCTACCCCTTGTCATCATGGCGCACTCAATGCCCCCAGCTGCCCGACCGCGCTACTACACCCACTGGCCCATCCTAAAACCGGCGACGGGCCATGCTACAACCAGAGATCGAATATGTTTATAGACGGCAATGGTGAGGTTGTGGTGGCGACGATAGTGCGGCTACAACCGGCAACAGAAAAGCAACCACAGGTGACGGTATATGCTGCAATGGCAACAACGAAGTTTGTGGTGGCGACGACGGTGCTatgttttttgctacaaccggcaccCGCAAAAGCTACCACCAGCGGACAATTTTGCTTCAACCACTGTTCTGCTACAGCCACAGATTTTTTCTACACCCGGCGTTGCCCATCATTGTTGCAACCGTTGTTAGATTTTGCTACCACCGGCGAGgaattttgctacatccatcacggCGGAGCCGCGACCTGCGACGTCGGTGGCAACGAATTGCTGCAACAGTCGTCCTTTATTGCTACGACCAGTGAtcttttttgctacatccattaaACGATGTTGGTTCTTTTGTCGTCGCTCGCGCAATCCATGTGCAATGAGTGTCGATGGCGAGGGGCGGCGATGGCACATCAGGGTGCTGCAACCGGCGGCCGAGGTGCCCTGACCATGCCGGTGACGCTACGACGACCACCTGATTCTTGGGATGGCAACGTCTCCGTGTTGCTTCGACGTAGCAGGCCTGCTTGTGACGATGGCGACCTGTTGAAGGACAAGAGCAGATGGGCGGCGAGCGCGGGTGTCCGGGGCAATGAGTGCTAGTGGCATCATTAGCCGGCAAGCACGTGCAGCCAAGGACGAGTGCCGGCAGCGGTGAGCGTGGAGTCCGCCATGGATGGAAGTTGCAGGTCAACACGAGCCAGATGCGAAGGGGAGAAGAGGACGTGGGAAAATCAACGGTTGGAAGTTGCCTAATCCTATGGCTGGGGCCGACCGGCCGAAATTTCAGCGGGCGCGCCAAGGCCTATCACTACCCTAATTTTAAACCTTAATTTAGCAATTTTGGAAGGCATTAACTTAAGTTTATAGTAAGTAAAGAAGAAAAACGGGCGGAAGCCAAAATACTGAATGTACTACGTTGATCAACAATTGATGTCAAAACAAACCGAGTAAAATAAAATTTAACTATCAAATTTAAGTGGAATGAAATGATCTCACAATATTGCAGGGGCACAAGCCTCTGATCAGACAATattgatccccccccccccccccccccccccacacacacacacacaaataaaaTTTAATAAGGTCGGTCCCTACCCGTATTACTGTgtcaaagaaaaaaccaaaaacattATGTTTATTATTCAAGAAAAAAGAATCCGATTGCTAAAACACATCTTGTTGGGAAATAGCTAGGTCATATTTAACCTTCCTACCACACGATTTGAGCGCTCCAAGATTCATGGTCAAACATATGAGTTCCCGTATGCATGCACGCGACAGGTTTAGTAGTTGTTTTTGTTTTGGGCGacgctaggcgccggcgcaccggcccaacagttgggccggtTCAGCCCTGGCCGCCCGATGCAGCGATTAGACCGTCAGATCTGTCCCTCGCTGTGTCCTCATCCTGAGTCAATTTTCCAAAAAAATTGCAACGCCCGAGCGCCGGCGACACCACGTCATATCCTCGCGAGGAAACAACCGAGCCTGAAGCACCACCGCGGCGTTCCTCGTCGCCGGTGGGCATCCTCGCCGGCCGTCCGCGCTTGCCCCAGATCCGCGctcgccatggatgcagctccgccgCCCGCGCTCATCAGAGATCTGCGCTCACCATGGACGCAGCTCCGCCGCCCGGCGCTTGCCGTGGATGCAGCTTCACCGCCCACGCTCGCCATGGATggatcccgccctcgccgcccgcgcacACCATCAATGCAGCTCCGCCTCGTTGGCCATGGATGGATCCCGCAACTCGGCCGTGCTGGATGTAGCAAAACAttatgccggttgtagcaaaaagcgATGCTAGTTGTAGCAAAACCACGACGCCGGCTGTGTATTGTAGCAAAACGTGACCCTAGCTGTAGCAAAAAGatatgccggttgtagcaaaatctATGCCAGTTGAAGCATGTAGCAAAACTGCAGTGTTTTGTcatcttcttccacctccagccgtcgctggttgaagctttttcaaactacagttgaagctttcgTATGAACGATTGTAGCTTTTTTCTGTGTGTGGTATCCGGTTGAAGCTTGATATACTGTCGCCGTCTTTCGCGAGGTCGCGACTCCgccttacatggatgtagcaaaaaacttcacccgtagtagcaaaaaaaaaaaaaactacggTTGCAACAAAAATCGTCATTGTCATCGTCGTGAGGTCGCAGCTCcgcctgatggatgtagcaaaaaccttCGCGAGTAGTAACAAAAACCAACTGCGGTTGTAGCTTCCCCTTATTGTGCAGTTCCATTGAAGCTTTTctgtctatggttgaagcttttttcaacagCTGTTGAAGCTGTTCTAGGTGACGGTTGCAACACTAGTATACGCGGGCTGCATCCAGCCATGGTGGCAGGCAGCCATGGCGGCCGGTGAGGGAGCGCCTGACCGCCGGCGATGGAGGTCGTGGTCGCCCAGTCGCAGCccgggggaagggggaagggggggagggggaaggggggaggggatgCGCCCGCGTGAAGGCTTGAGGTAGGGGATGGATCTGGCCATGGCGGCAGGCAGCCATGGCAGTCGGCGAGGGGAGCCTGGCCGCCGGCAATGGAGGTCGTGGTGGCCCAGtcgcagctcgggaagaggggaagggatggggaaggggtggggaggagggggcagaagaagaagagggcggcgcgCTCGTGAAGGAGACGCGAGGAAGAGGGAGACCGGCCCAATGTTTCCGCCGGTGCCCCGGCCCCAAacgttttccttttgttttttggtTCGGATTGCAATTGTCTTCAGCGGAGCCATGTGGTTTTGACTTATGGCGTGGgccattatatttttttctttcaaGTGGTCTGTTATTTGTGTTGGACTATGCTATTCATTTCGTTTTCTTTTTTCTCTTCCTAAAAGTGGTATTTTATGCGTATTTCATTACATTCTCGAGCTGTGTAGTCCCAGTGCTTTTCATTGTCGGTGTAAAAGCCTTGTCCTTTTGTGTGTC
Coding sequences within:
- the LOC123073994 gene encoding NAC domain-containing protein 100; amino-acid sequence: MADHLQVQQQQQQLELPPGYRFHPTDEEIITSYLAPKILNPAFDATAIGEVDVNKNEPWELPKKAKMGENEWYFYCQKDRKYPTGIRTNQATKAGYWKTTGKDKEIVNPHCTSMLIGMKKTLVFYKGRAPSGEKTNWVMHEYRLEIGKQSTTGLPTAITNAASINASSKEYVVCRIFHKNTGSGLSSMVSHEDVGTRPGNNDQGNGSGTTTHKISSMSMGTDGAC